In Paenibacillus sonchi, the genomic stretch CTCGCTGGACCCGGCCATTGTGACCGACGGTGAATCGCTTAAGATTGGCCATCAAGTGTTCGACTCTCTGCTGGAGTACAAACCCGGTACCTCCGAAGTACAAGCTTCACTTGCTGACAGCTGGGAAGTTTCTGCTGACGGTTTGACCTATACCTTCAAGCTGCATCCGGGTGTGAAGTTCCATGATGGAACGGATTTCAACGCCGAAGCGGTAGTGTTCAACTTCACCCGCTGGAGCGATCCGGCAAGTGAATTCAAATTTGAAGGGGACTCCTTTGATTATTATGATTCCATGTTCGGTCCGGAGGGCAGCCGTGTGATCAAGGAAGTGAAGGCTGTGGATGCCACAACCGTACAATTTACTTTGAACCAGCCGCAGGCGCCATTCCTGCAGAATATTGCGATGACCTCCTTTGGGATTGCCAGTCCTGCTGCCATTAAGGAAAAGAAGGAGAACTTCAAGAATGAGCCTGTGGGCACCGGACCTTATGTGTTCAAGGAATGGAAGCGCAACGATTCCATTACACTGGACAGGAATCCTAACTACTGGAAAGAAGGACTTCCTAAGCTGAACAAAATCATCGTTCGCTCTATTCCGGATAACTCGGCACGCTTCAACGCCTTGCAGAACGGCGAGATTGATCTGATGGAGGATCTGAGCCCGGATGATCTGTCCACGCTTGAAGGCAACACTGGACTGCAGAAGATTGAACGTCCGCCGTTCAATGTGTCTTACCTCGGGTTCAACTTCAAACAGAAACCTTTTGACAATGTAAAAGTAAGACAGGCGCTGAACTATGCTGTCAATAAACAAGCTATTATCGATGCCTTCTTCTCGGGACAGGCCACTGCCGCTGTAAACCCGATGCCTCCATCACTGTGGGGCTACAACGATGCTGTGAAGGATTATGAATACGATCTGGATAAAGCCAAGGCACTTCTGGCCGAAGCCGGATATCCCGAGGGCCTCCCCGACCCGGTAACCCTGTATGCCATGCCTGTATCCCGTCCTTACATGCCTGACGGCAAGAAGGTTGCTGAAGCCATCCAAGCGGATTGGGAAAAAATCGGCGTAAAAACCGTTATTGAATCGCCGGAATGGGCGACTTACCTCGATGATACCAAAGCCGGAGAAAAAGATGATATCTACATGCTCGGCTGGACGGGCGACAATGGAGATCCGGATAACTTCCTCTACACCCTCCTGGATAAGGATGCTATTCCGGGAAACAACCGCAGCTTCTACGTAAATGAAGAACTGCATACCCTCCTGATCAATGCCCAGAAGGAAACGGATCAGGCCAAGCGTTCCGGTCTGTACAAGCAAGCCCAGGAAATTATCAAAGCGGACGCGCCTTGGATTCCACTGGTGCACACCACTCCGCTGCTGGCTGCAAAAGCAAACCTGAAAGGGTATGTTCCAGGTCCGACAGGTACGGAATATTATAGCGAAATTTACTTCGAACAGTAGGTGAGCTGAATTTGAACTCCTACCTATTAAAACGCATCATGGTATTGGTCCCTGTGCTGATCGGGATGACAATGATTGTTTTTTCCATTATTCATGCGATACCGGGTGATCCGGCGGAGACGATTCTGGGCCAAAAAGCTACAGAGCAGTCCAAGCAGGCGCTGCGGGAGCAGCTTGGACTGGACAAGCCATGGCTGCAGCAGTATTTCAATTATATGGGGGATTTGCTGCAAGGAGATCTGGGAACCTCAATCCGCACCAAAACGCCGATTGCCAAAGAAATAATGCCTTACCTTGCCGCGACTCTGGAGCTGACGGCCGCCGCTATGCTGTTTGCAGCGTTTGTAGGTGTCAATGCGGGGATTCTGAGCGCTTGGCGGCAAAATTCATGGTTCGACTATACGGCGATGATTATTGCTCTTGTTGGCGTCTCCATGCCGATCTTCTGG encodes the following:
- a CDS encoding ABC transporter substrate-binding protein; the encoded protein is MKKWSSLALAVTLGAVLTLSGCGGDNNNNAGTEATGSNAAATAAPESSPEAAAQQDTLILGRGGDSASLDPAIVTDGESLKIGHQVFDSLLEYKPGTSEVQASLADSWEVSADGLTYTFKLHPGVKFHDGTDFNAEAVVFNFTRWSDPASEFKFEGDSFDYYDSMFGPEGSRVIKEVKAVDATTVQFTLNQPQAPFLQNIAMTSFGIASPAAIKEKKENFKNEPVGTGPYVFKEWKRNDSITLDRNPNYWKEGLPKLNKIIVRSIPDNSARFNALQNGEIDLMEDLSPDDLSTLEGNTGLQKIERPPFNVSYLGFNFKQKPFDNVKVRQALNYAVNKQAIIDAFFSGQATAAVNPMPPSLWGYNDAVKDYEYDLDKAKALLAEAGYPEGLPDPVTLYAMPVSRPYMPDGKKVAEAIQADWEKIGVKTVIESPEWATYLDDTKAGEKDDIYMLGWTGDNGDPDNFLYTLLDKDAIPGNNRSFYVNEELHTLLINAQKETDQAKRSGLYKQAQEIIKADAPWIPLVHTTPLLAAKANLKGYVPGPTGTEYYSEIYFEQ